In one Tripterygium wilfordii isolate XIE 37 chromosome 22, ASM1340144v1, whole genome shotgun sequence genomic region, the following are encoded:
- the LOC119990545 gene encoding 40S ribosomal protein S30-like yields the protein MGKVHGSLARAGKVRGQTPKVAKQDKKKKPRGHAHKRMQYNRRFVTAVVGFGKKRGPNSSEK from the exons ATGGGTAAGGTTCACGGATCTCTGGCTCGCGCCGGTAAGGTGAGAGGCCAAACCCCGAAGGTAGCCAAGcaagacaagaagaagaagcctcGCGGCCACGCTCACAAGCGTATGCAATACAACCGTCGCTTCGTCACCGCAG TGGTGGGATTTGGCAAGAAGAGGGGACCCAACTCTTCAGAGAAGTAA